CGTGTCGTCATCGCAGATGGCGCACTTGCTGAAACAGCACTTGCGATGGGGATCGTTCCGCTTGCCATGGCGGATGTGCCAGGATACCGCGCCTGGGTTCAGGAACCAAAAGTTCCTGAACAGGTCATCAATCTTGGCGCACGTTTTCAACCAAGTCTGGAAAGATTGGCGCAACTTGATCCCGATCTGATACTGACCAGCAGTTTCTATGCAAACCAGTATTCCCGCCTTTCCGACCTGGCCCCGATTGAAAAAATCGACATTTATAGCAGTAGCAAGACGCCCTTCCTGAATGCGATGGCCGCGGCACAAAAGATTGCCGAAGTTACCGGGCATCGGGGCACTGCCGAGATACTGATCTCGGACACCCTAAGCCGCATAGATCAAGCCTCTCGCGAACTTACTTCATCGCAGGCCAGTTCGGTACTTGTCACCAGCATGCTCTCGCCGCGCCACATGCGGGTCTATGGGCAAAACAGTCTGATGCAGGATGTGATTGATCTCCTTCCCGTCAAAAACGCCTGGACAGGCCCCACCAATCATTGGGGGTTTGCGACCGTGACGATCGATCAGATCGCGCAATACTCAAACGCAGCCCTCATCGCGATCAAACCCGTTCCAGACAATGTCGACCGCGCAATTGTACATAGCCCGATCCTTTCGGAACTACCGTCCATCAAACGATTTGGGCTGATCACGATGCCACCAGTAGCAACATTTGGCGGGCTTTTTGCCGCCGGTCGCTTTTCTGATCTGCTTGCCAATGCCCTGACATCGCAAGGTGCTGCTCATGGGGAATTCGCGTCATGACAAGTCAAGCCATGCGCAGACATGCGATCCAATTCCATGCGGTTCCCGTTTCGCTTTGCATCCTTGCCGTTTTGCTAAGCCTGCTGTCTCTGGACATTGAGGCCGGTAGCCTGTCCCCGGCGGCAATATTCGACCTTGCGGCTGGATCGGACACGCGGTCGTTGTTGCTCACCCAGGGCTGGATACCAAGGTTTTTGATTGCACTTGTCGCTGGTGCGGGTCTTGCCGTTGCCGGTGCTTTGTTTCAACACACGTTAAAAAACCCGTTGGCATCGCCGTCCACACTTGGCCTTGCAGGCGGCGCTAAACTGGCGCTGACACTGGTGACGCTCTATGTGCCGGGTGCGCTTGCCATCGGTCAGGAAACGATTGCACTGTTGGGTGCACTTGTTGTCGGTTTTCTGGTATTTGCCTTGGCGCGCCGCAGTGGCTTCTCGCCACTGATCGTCATCCTGACAGGTATGATAATCGCGCTCTATTGTGGGGCAGTAACAACTGCCTTGGCAATAATTCACCATGAATGGCTAAAAAGCCTGTTTATCTGGGGAAGCGGCGACCTTACCCAAGACGGTTGGTATATCCTTGAACCATTGGCAGCGAAAGTATGCATGGGTGCGGCACTGGCTGTCGCCTTGGCTCGACCGCTTGAAATGCTTAATCTCAGCGATCATCAGGCGACCGTCCTTGGCGCATCGCCAGCACGAATGCGACTACTTTGCCTTTTGATCGGCTGTTGGCTTACGGCAACCATTGTTGCAGCGGTAGGTATTATCGGGTTTGTCGGACTGGCTGGACCAGCCATTACGCGAATGCTGGGCTTCAGACGGTTGCGATCAAAACTTCTGATGTCTGCTGTTTTCGGCGCCGTACTATTGTGTGCTGCGGATCAAGGTGTTCAGGTTTTATCGGGATATATTGGGACATTAGTGCCTGCTGGCGCGCTGACCGGGATTCTCGGTGGACCGCTTTTAATCATTATGATCCGGCAACTGCGCAGCAATTCTCAACCATCGCAAAACACGTCGCCCGCCCCAGAACCTGATCAGCGCAACATTAGAAATCACTTGCGCGTTCTGGCTGGTGTGCTTCTGGTGATCATAGGGGCGATTTTGGTCGGTCGAGATATTCACGGTGACTGGCAACTTCAATTGGGTAATGCACTGAATACCGTCTGGCCGTGGCGCGGTCCGCGTATTCTCGGTGCAATGGCTGCTGGAACCATGCTGGCAATTGCAGGCACCATATTGCAACGCATGACGGCAAACCCGATGGCAAGTCCCGAAAGTCTGGGTGTCAGTGCAGGTGCTGCAATCGGTATGATTGCGATTGTCTTCCTGATCGATGCACCAACGGCTTGGTTGCAGATTTCTGGTGCAGCAATTGGTGCATTCATTACCCTGGGGGCGATCTTTGCGCTTACCCGAAAATCGGGATACGCGCCGGAACGGATTTTGATTGCCGGTATTGCGATTGGTGCTTTGTTTGATGGCTTCATCGCATTTCTGATGGCCGGTGGTGATCCCCGCGCAACACGCTTGTTGGCCTGGAGTTCGGGATCAACATACGGCCTTGGCTTCGACCGCGCGAGTGTTCTGGCAATCATTGCTGTGAGCGCCTTACCCATTCTTCCAGCATTTGCCCGTTGGCTTAATCTGTTTCCGCTGGGGCCTGTGACAACCAAGTCGCTCGGTGTCGATCTGTCGATCTCGCGCGGGGTTATGCTGATGTTTGCTTCTATCCTGACAGCGGCAGCTACTTTGTTGGTTGGCCCACTAAGCTTCGCCGGTCTGATTTCACCGCATCTGGCAAAACTGGCCGGATTGCGACATGCATTACCGCATACGGTCGGGGCCGCGCTGATCGGAGCTGCTTTAATGGTTGCCGCTGACTGGCTTGGGAGAATGTTATTCTTTCCTTGGGAAATTCCGGCCGGACTGATGGCCGCTATCATTGCCGGGCCTATCATGGTCTGGCTGCTTATGCGCGTCGGGCGGGGTGCCTCATGATGAATGCCCTTCAAAACGGCTCTGAAAAGAACGCTTCTCCCGCCATCGGCAATTCCCCTACCACCCGATCACTGTCTGAGATCAAAACCGATCTCTTTCAAGGACCCTATCAAGGGCTTGGTGACCGGCATCAGATCCTGACGACGCACAGTGGCGGAATTGATTGCTTTGCGCTCCACGATCCTGATTGTTTGGCACCACTTCTTGATCACTATTGCCAGGCAAAATATCCGCAAGATGATCGGCGTGCCGCCATCTCGATGTGGTCACAATGGTATTTCGGAGTTCTGTTATCCCCTGTGCTGGTTTTGGCCGCAGCAGGCGAAGCAGTCCTTACGTTTCAGCCCAACTTTATCAGTCTGACAACGGACGATAATCAATGTCCGGCCGGGTTCGAGATTCATGACCGGCAGGTGCATGAGTTGAAAGAAAAATCGATCCCGCCTGATCCTTGGGCTCATCTGGAATGCCTGATTGACGGACATCTCGAACCGATGGTTGCTTCACTGGCTGCATCGTCAAAAGTTTCGCCAAAGGTGTTTTGGTCCAATATTGGCGTTGTCGTTGCTTACGTTGAGAAACATGTCCTGAAAAACACCAGGGTATCGCTTGCACCACTGATCAACGACGTCAAGCGTCCAGATGGCAATCGAAACCCGATGGCGAACCCCTACAGCACCAAACAATCCGACGATGGCACCCCGTCAAGACGTGTCTGCTGCCTTCGCTATTTACTGACGTCCGTCGACACTTGTCCAAGCTGCCCGCTGGCGAAACTTTAGATTTCTCGCAGGTAGTCTGCTTTCCTGCGACATGAAATCCGCTCTGCAGAATTCCTTACTGAAGCTCATTGAAAATCCCGTCTTATGAACAACGGACGGATCTGATTTGCCATCAGATCCGTCCGAGTGACAAAAGATGATCGACCCCGTGGAGAGTGCAAACTGCGTCCCAAATTTGCAAGTGACTATTATTTTCACTAATGAGCAAACTAACGGAGACATTCGGAAATGCACCAAGCAAGCCAAACTGCCCCACTTCCAAAAGACCAATTTCAGCGACAAGCTTTGCTAACTATCGCCAAAAGCCAAGAGGGGAAATTGCGACGCGTTGCCCAGTCTATCGTAAAATGTCCCCATCTGGCGGATGACATTGTTCAGGATACCTATGCCAAACTGCTCACTGCACAAATAGACACAGAAGTCACCACACCAAGTGCCTTCATAACGCGCATTGCTAGAAACATGGCAATCGACAAGGTCCGCCAAATTACGTTCGAACGCACTCTTTTCGCGGACAGCGATCCAACTGATCTTTGTCCTGCTGGAAACGCAGACTGCCCCG
Above is a window of Thalassospira sp. ER-Se-21-Dark DNA encoding:
- the fhuB gene encoding Fe(3+)-hydroxamate ABC transporter permease FhuB; the encoded protein is MTSQAMRRHAIQFHAVPVSLCILAVLLSLLSLDIEAGSLSPAAIFDLAAGSDTRSLLLTQGWIPRFLIALVAGAGLAVAGALFQHTLKNPLASPSTLGLAGGAKLALTLVTLYVPGALAIGQETIALLGALVVGFLVFALARRSGFSPLIVILTGMIIALYCGAVTTALAIIHHEWLKSLFIWGSGDLTQDGWYILEPLAAKVCMGAALAVALARPLEMLNLSDHQATVLGASPARMRLLCLLIGCWLTATIVAAVGIIGFVGLAGPAITRMLGFRRLRSKLLMSAVFGAVLLCAADQGVQVLSGYIGTLVPAGALTGILGGPLLIIMIRQLRSNSQPSQNTSPAPEPDQRNIRNHLRVLAGVLLVIIGAILVGRDIHGDWQLQLGNALNTVWPWRGPRILGAMAAGTMLAIAGTILQRMTANPMASPESLGVSAGAAIGMIAIVFLIDAPTAWLQISGAAIGAFITLGAIFALTRKSGYAPERILIAGIAIGALFDGFIAFLMAGGDPRATRLLAWSSGSTYGLGFDRASVLAIIAVSALPILPAFARWLNLFPLGPVTTKSLGVDLSISRGVMLMFASILTAAATLLVGPLSFAGLISPHLAKLAGLRHALPHTVGAALIGAALMVAADWLGRMLFFPWEIPAGLMAAIIAGPIMVWLLMRVGRGAS
- a CDS encoding ABC transporter substrate-binding protein; its protein translation is MHQQHQTCSRRHFLKGLAGLSAIATLTPVLPESFTRSAKADVPKRVVIADGALAETALAMGIVPLAMADVPGYRAWVQEPKVPEQVINLGARFQPSLERLAQLDPDLILTSSFYANQYSRLSDLAPIEKIDIYSSSKTPFLNAMAAAQKIAEVTGHRGTAEILISDTLSRIDQASRELTSSQASSVLVTSMLSPRHMRVYGQNSLMQDVIDLLPVKNAWTGPTNHWGFATVTIDQIAQYSNAALIAIKPVPDNVDRAIVHSPILSELPSIKRFGLITMPPVATFGGLFAAGRFSDLLANALTSQGAAHGEFAS
- a CDS encoding sigma-70 family RNA polymerase sigma factor, giving the protein MHQASQTAPLPKDQFQRQALLTIAKSQEGKLRRVAQSIVKCPHLADDIVQDTYAKLLTAQIDTEVTTPSAFITRIARNMAIDKVRQITFERTLFADSDPTDLCPAGNADCPEARLSGCQALRVIENALKELPPHVRTAFYRHRVDGFAQNVIAKDIGVSKASVCAYIHQADQRCRQALHNVELTRPA
- the fhuF gene encoding siderophore-iron reductase FhuF, producing the protein MMNALQNGSEKNASPAIGNSPTTRSLSEIKTDLFQGPYQGLGDRHQILTTHSGGIDCFALHDPDCLAPLLDHYCQAKYPQDDRRAAISMWSQWYFGVLLSPVLVLAAAGEAVLTFQPNFISLTTDDNQCPAGFEIHDRQVHELKEKSIPPDPWAHLECLIDGHLEPMVASLAASSKVSPKVFWSNIGVVVAYVEKHVLKNTRVSLAPLINDVKRPDGNRNPMANPYSTKQSDDGTPSRRVCCLRYLLTSVDTCPSCPLAKL